GCTTCAACCTGTCGCAAACCCACGAGCAGGAAAAGACCATGTACGAGGTGGGCAAGCGCCTGTTCTTCGCGCGTGGCGGCCCGCACGACTTTTCGTGTGCGTCGTGTCACGGCACCGACGGCGGGCGCATCCGCCTCCAGGACCTGCCCAACCTGACCAAGAACCCGGGGGACGGCATCGGCTTTGCGGCCTGGCCCGCCTACCGCGTGTCCAACTCGCAGATGTGGGGCATGCAGCTGCGCCTGAACGACTGCTACCGCCAGCAACGTTTCCCCGAGCCCAAGTTCGGCAGCGATGCCACCATCGCGCTGGGCGTGTACATGGGCGTCAACGCCAAGAGCGCCGAGTCCATCGTGCCGGCCATCAAGCGCTGATCTGGAGACACCGACATGAACACAAACATGAAATACGCCCTGATTCCCGTGGCCGCTGCGCTGGTGGCGCTGGCCGGCTGCACGTCGTCGCCTTCCGGGGCCGATTACGACAAGGCCGCGGCCGAGGTGATGAAGAACTCGTTCCAGGACCGCGGCATCGCCAAGGTGGACCGCCTGCAGCAGGACGAAGCCAACCGCCTGTGCAGCGCCGCCGACGTGGCCGGCAAGCCGTTGGACGAGACGACCGCCAAGGCGATCGAAGCCGCCAACCTGAAAACCGTGAAGATGCCCAGCGACGGCCAATTCCTCGGTGACTGGAAAGAGGGCGAGAAGATTGCCCAGAGTGGGCGTGGCCTGACCTGGAGCGACAAGGCCGGCGACGCCAACGGCGGCAACTGCTACAACTGCCACCAGATCAGCAAGGAAGAAATCTCCTTCGGCAACCTGGGCCCCAGCCTCTACAACTACGGCAAGCTGCGCGGCGCGACCGACCTGAACAGCCCGGCGGGCAAAGCCATCGTGGAATACACCTGGGGCAAGCTGTGGAACTCGCGTGCCTACAACGCCTGTTCGCAGATGCCACGCGCGGGCCACATGGGGATCCTGAACGAAAAGCAGATCCAGCACGTCATGGCGCTTTTGCTCGACCCGAAGTCTCCGGTCAACCAATAACCCCCTTCACCCCACCGCACACGGTGCCTGGCAACCCAGGGCATCGCGGGGCCGGCTTTGCCGGGCCGCGGATGCCGCCCCCTTGAGGGGGCGCGCGCAGCGCGGCGGGGGTGATCCATTTTTCAAGGAATGTTTATGAGCTTCAGCCGCCGTGAATTCATGCAGGTGCTGGCCGTGGCCGGCGCCACCGGCATGGCGCTCAGCCAGAAAGATGTGTTGGCCGCCACGCCCGGCGCGGGCGAGCGCCTGTACGACGTGCCCAAGTTTGGCAACGTCAGCTTCCTGCACTTCACCGACTGCCACGCCCAGCTGCAGCCGATCTATTTCCGCGAGCCCAACGTCAACCTCGGCGTGGCCGACGCGGTGGGCCGCCCGCCCCACATCGTGGGCGAACAGCTGCTCAAGCACTTCGGCTTCAAGCCCAACACCGCGGCGGCGCACGCCTTCACCTACCTCAACTTCTCGCAGGCCGCCAAGACCTACGGCAAGGTGGGGGGCTTCGCGCACCTGAGCACGCTGGTCAAACAGCTCAAGGCCAGCCGCCCGCACGCGCTGCTGCTCGACGGCGGCGACACCTGGCAGGGTTCGGCCACCTCGCTGTGGACCAACGGGCAGGACATGGTGGACGCCTGCAAGCTGCTGGGCGTGAACATGATGACCCCGCACTGGGAATTCACCTTCGGCGCCAAGCGCGTGCAGGAGATCGTGGAAAAGGACTTCAAGGGCCACATCGAATTCCTGGCGCAGAACGTCAAGACCACCGACTTCGGCGACCTCGTGTTCTCGCCGTATTCCATGCGCGAGATGAACGGCGTGAAGGTGGCCGTGATCGGCCAGGCCTTCCCCTACACCCCGATCGCCAACCCGCGCTACATGGTGCCCGACTGGTCCTTCGGCATCCAGGACGAGAACATGCAGAAGACGGTGGACGAAGCCCGCGCCAAGGGCGCGCAGGTGGTGGTCGTGCTGTCGCACAACGGCATGGACGTGGACATCAAGATGGCCTCACGCGTGCGCGGCATCGACGCCGTGCTGGGCGGCCACACCCACGACGGCATGCCCGCACCGGTGATCGTGAAAAACGCCGGCGGCCAGACCCTGGTGACCAACGCAGGCTCCAACAGCAAGTACCTGGGCGTGCTCGACTTCGACGTGCGCGGCGGCAAGGTGCAGGACTTCCGCTACAAGCTGCTGCCCGTGTTCTCCAACCTGCTGCCGGCCGACAAGGCCATGCAGGCCTACATCGACAAGGTGCGCGCGCCGTTCAAGGACAAGCTCGAAGAGAAGCTCGCCGTGACCGAGGACCTGCTGTACCGCCGCGGCAATTTCAACGGCTCGTGGGACCAGGTGATCTGCGACGCACTGATCGAAGGCAAGGGCGCCGACATGTCGTTCTCGCCCGGCGTGCGCTGGGGCACCTCGCTGCTGCCCGGCGATGTGATCACCTACGAACGCATGATGGACCAGATGGCGCTCACCTACCCGGCCACCACGCTCAACGAGTTCACCGGCGAACAGATCAAGGGCATCCTCGAAGACATCGCGGACAACATCTTCAACCCCGACCCCTACTACCAGCAGGGCGGCGATATGGTGCGCGTGGGCGGTCTGAGCTACAGCCTGGCGCCCAAGGCCGCGGTTGGCCAGCGCATCAACAACATGACCCTCAAAGGCAAACCCATCGACGCCGACAAGAAGTACAAGGTGGCGGGCTGGGCCTCGGTGCAAGAGGGCGTGCAGGGCGAACCGATCTGGGATCTGGTCTCGGGCTACCTGCGCGACAAGAAGGTCATCAAGGACGTGAAGATCAACACCCCGCAGCTCATCGGCATGGAAGGCAACCCGGGCATGGTGGCCTGAGCGCCATGCCCCTGAGGGGAACAGGCGGGGCGGCGTTTGTTATGCTGCGTCCGCCTGTTTTTTTACCCAAGGATTTTTCGATGATCAAGACCGCAGGGATGCTGATCGCGGCGCTGGTGCTCGCGGGATGCGCCTCTTCCAAGCCACCCACCTGGCAAAAGCCCAATGTGAGCGCCGACGACACCTACACCCAGTTGTCCGACTGCCGCTTTCAGGTGGGCCTGAGCAAGATCCCCAAGTCCGAACAAGAGCTCATGGTGGCGCACTGCATGCGCGGCAAAGGCTTCCGGCTGCTGGCCAACGACAGCTGAACCGCTGAACCGAGACCACCAGCAAAAAGCCCCTTCACAGCATGGCTGTGAAGGGGCTTTTACTTGTTGGTGCCGGAGAGATGAATCGAACACCCGACCTTCTCATTACGAATGAGCTGCTCTACCGACTGAGCTACACCGGCTTGTAGCCCAAGATTATAGCGTGCTGTGGTAGCTGGTCAGCCGGTCGACTTCATTCTTTGAGCCCAGCATCACGCTGACGCGTTCGTGCAGCTTGGTGGGCTGGATGTCGAGGATGCGCTGGCGCCCGTTGGTGGCGGCGCCGCCGGCCTGTTCGACCAGCCAGCTCATGGGGTTGGCTTCGTACATCAGACGCAGCTTGCCGGGCTTTTCGGGTTCGCGCTTGTCCCAGGGGTACAGGAACACGCCGCCGCGGGTGAGGATGCGGTGCACGTCGGCCACCATGGACGCGACCCAGCGCATGTTGAAGTCCTTGCCGCGCGGGCCTTCCTTGCCGGCCAGGCATTCGTCCACGTAGCGCTTCACCGGGGCGTCCCAGTGGCGCATGTTGCTCATGTTGATGGCGAATTCCTTGGTGTCGGCCGGGATCTGCACGTTTTCCCGGGTCAGCACGAAGGAACCCTGCTCGCGGTCCAGCGTGAACATGGCCACGCCGTCGCCCACGGTCAGCACCAGGGTGGTCTGCGGACCGTAGACGCAGTAGCCCGCGGCCACTTGGCTGGTGCCGGGTTGCAGGAAGTCCTGTTCGCAGACGGGCTCGATGGTGTCGGGGTTGTCGTTGCCCTTCTTGAGCACCGAGAAGATGGTGCCGATGGACACGTTGACGTCGATGTTGGATGAGCCGTCGAGCGGGTCGAACATCAGCAGGTACTCGCCCTGGGGAAAGCGGTTGGGCACCACGTAGATGCTGTCCATTTCCTCGCTGGCCATGGCGGCGAGATGGCCACCCCATTCGTTGGCCTCGATCAGCACCTCGTTGGCGATGATGTCGAGTTGTTTCTGGACTTCGCCTTGCACGTTCTCGGTGTCGGCGACGCCGAGCACACCACCGAGATCGCCCTTGTTGACGGCCTGGCTGATGCTCTTGCAGGCGCGTGCGACCACTTCAAGCAGCAGGCGCAGGTCGCCGGGGATGTGGCCGTCGACACGCTGCTGTTCGACGAGGTAGCGGGTGAGTGAGATGCGTTTGGTCATGGTTCTTCCTTAGTCCGCGAGGGCGCGGGTGACGACCTCGCGCACGTCGTTGCTCAGGTCGGGTCTGGCGGCCACGCGGGCGATGGCTTCGCGCGCCGCACTGCGGTAGGGTTCGGCGAGCTTCTTCCAGCGGTCCAGTGCGCGCGCGAGGCGGGAGGCGACCTGCGGGTTGATGGCGTCGAGCTCGATCACGCGTTCGCTCCAGAAGGTGTAGCCCGCCGCATCGGCGCGGTGGAAGGCGCCGGGGTTGGCGCTGCAGTAGCTGAAGATCACGCTGCGTGCGCGGTTGGGGTTGCGCAGGTGGAAGTCCGGGTGGGCGAGCAGGCGGCGCACGGCGGGCAACACGTTGCCACCGCGGTCGGGGGCGCCGGCCTGCAGGGCGAACCACTTGTCGAGCACCAGGGCCTCGTGGCGGAACAGGGTGTGGAAGCGCGCGAGGGCGTCCTGCGCCAGCGGCTGGCCGCTGCCGACCAGACTGGCCAGCGCGTTGAAGCGGTCGGTCATGTTGCCGGCGTCCTTGAAGCGCTGGTAGGCTTTGCCGGGCCAGACCAGGTCGCCGTTTTCTCTCGCCGCCAGGCACAACATGGCGAGCGCCATGCCGGCGAGCGCGCGCCGGCCGGTGCTCACCGGGTCGGGGCGGTAGGCGCCGTTGTCCTTGTGGGCCTCATAGGCCCAGACCCAGTCGTTGTGAAGGGCCTGGGCGAGCTGTTCGCGCATGGCCTCGCGCACGGCGTGCACGCGCTGCGGGTCTACCACGTCGAGCTGTTCGGCGATGTAGGTTTCGCTGGGCAGGGTCAACACCAGTTCCTTGAACGCGGCGTCCAGCGTGGGGTGGCGCAGCACGGAGCGCATGGCGTCGAGATAGGCCGCATCCAGCGGCTCGCGCACCACGGGGCCGTCGGCGTGGATCGCGTTGAGCGCGCGGCGCAGCGCCAGGCGCTGACCGGCCTCCCAGCGGTTGAACGGGTCGGTGTCGTGCGCCAGCAGACCGAGCAGCTGCGCATCGCTGTAGTCGAAGTCCAGCACCACCGGGGCCGAGAAGCCGCGCAGCAGCGACGGCACCGGCTCGCTGTCCAGGTTGATGAAGGTGAAGCTCTCCACCGCCTCGGTCAGCACGAAGCTGCGCGTGCCGGTCTCGGGCTGGCTCCAGTGGGCCAGTTGCAGCGGCAGCTCGGCGCCTTGGGCGTCGAGCAGGCCCATCGCCACCGGAATCACGAACGGCTCCTTGTGGGCCTGACCCGGCGTGGGGGCGCAGCTTTGTGTGAGCGTGAGCGTGTAGCTGCGCGCAGCTGCGTCGTACACACCGCGGGCCTGTACCAGCGGCGTGCCGGCCTGGCTGTACCAGCGCTTGAACTGGGGCAGCAGGCGCGCGAGGTCGGACGAGGGGTTGGCGTCGGCCATGGCCTGGGCGA
This Hydrogenophaga taeniospiralis DNA region includes the following protein-coding sequences:
- the pepN gene encoding aminopeptidase N translates to MTPLREASGPTTVVRREDYVPPAFWIDTVELVFDLDPAKTRVLNKMRLRRNPDVAAQALRLDGEDLNLARVLVNGAGCSFKLDGQTLVLENLPEGQDPFDLEIFTTCAPEKNTQLMGLYVSQSTFFTQCEAEGFRRITYFLDRPDVMASYTVTLRADKARYPVLLSNGNLVEQGDLPDGRHYARWIDPHKKPCYLFALVAGQLVAREQRIVARNGREHLLQVYVRPGDMDKTEHAMNSLIASVVWDEARFGLPLDLERFMIVATSDFNMGAMENKGLNIFNTKYVLANSATATDTDFSNIESVVGHEYFHNWTGNRVTCRDWFQLSLKEGLTVFRDQEFSMDLCAEASARAVKRIEDVRVLRTAQFPEDAGPMAHPVRPDSYVEINNFYTVTVYEKGAEVVRMMQTLVGRAGFAAGMKLYFERHDGSAVTCDDFAQAMADANPSSDLARLLPQFKRWYSQAGTPLVQARGVYDAAARSYTLTLTQSCAPTPGQAHKEPFVIPVAMGLLDAQGAELPLQLAHWSQPETGTRSFVLTEAVESFTFINLDSEPVPSLLRGFSAPVVLDFDYSDAQLLGLLAHDTDPFNRWEAGQRLALRRALNAIHADGPVVREPLDAAYLDAMRSVLRHPTLDAAFKELVLTLPSETYIAEQLDVVDPQRVHAVREAMREQLAQALHNDWVWAYEAHKDNGAYRPDPVSTGRRALAGMALAMLCLAARENGDLVWPGKAYQRFKDAGNMTDRFNALASLVGSGQPLAQDALARFHTLFRHEALVLDKWFALQAGAPDRGGNVLPAVRRLLAHPDFHLRNPNRARSVIFSYCSANPGAFHRADAAGYTFWSERVIELDAINPQVASRLARALDRWKKLAEPYRSAAREAIARVAARPDLSNDVREVVTRALAD
- a CDS encoding class 1 fructose-bisphosphatase, giving the protein MTKRISLTRYLVEQQRVDGHIPGDLRLLLEVVARACKSISQAVNKGDLGGVLGVADTENVQGEVQKQLDIIANEVLIEANEWGGHLAAMASEEMDSIYVVPNRFPQGEYLLMFDPLDGSSNIDVNVSIGTIFSVLKKGNDNPDTIEPVCEQDFLQPGTSQVAAGYCVYGPQTTLVLTVGDGVAMFTLDREQGSFVLTRENVQIPADTKEFAINMSNMRHWDAPVKRYVDECLAGKEGPRGKDFNMRWVASMVADVHRILTRGGVFLYPWDKREPEKPGKLRLMYEANPMSWLVEQAGGAATNGRQRILDIQPTKLHERVSVMLGSKNEVDRLTSYHSTL
- the soxB gene encoding thiosulfohydrolase SoxB, with amino-acid sequence MSFSRREFMQVLAVAGATGMALSQKDVLAATPGAGERLYDVPKFGNVSFLHFTDCHAQLQPIYFREPNVNLGVADAVGRPPHIVGEQLLKHFGFKPNTAAAHAFTYLNFSQAAKTYGKVGGFAHLSTLVKQLKASRPHALLLDGGDTWQGSATSLWTNGQDMVDACKLLGVNMMTPHWEFTFGAKRVQEIVEKDFKGHIEFLAQNVKTTDFGDLVFSPYSMREMNGVKVAVIGQAFPYTPIANPRYMVPDWSFGIQDENMQKTVDEARAKGAQVVVVLSHNGMDVDIKMASRVRGIDAVLGGHTHDGMPAPVIVKNAGGQTLVTNAGSNSKYLGVLDFDVRGGKVQDFRYKLLPVFSNLLPADKAMQAYIDKVRAPFKDKLEEKLAVTEDLLYRRGNFNGSWDQVICDALIEGKGADMSFSPGVRWGTSLLPGDVITYERMMDQMALTYPATTLNEFTGEQIKGILEDIADNIFNPDPYYQQGGDMVRVGGLSYSLAPKAAVGQRINNMTLKGKPIDADKKYKVAGWASVQEGVQGEPIWDLVSGYLRDKKVIKDVKINTPQLIGMEGNPGMVA
- the soxX gene encoding sulfur oxidation c-type cytochrome SoxX, with the translated sequence MNTNMKYALIPVAAALVALAGCTSSPSGADYDKAAAEVMKNSFQDRGIAKVDRLQQDEANRLCSAADVAGKPLDETTAKAIEAANLKTVKMPSDGQFLGDWKEGEKIAQSGRGLTWSDKAGDANGGNCYNCHQISKEEISFGNLGPSLYNYGKLRGATDLNSPAGKAIVEYTWGKLWNSRAYNACSQMPRAGHMGILNEKQIQHVMALLLDPKSPVNQ